The Psychrilyobacter piezotolerans genomic interval TTTGCTATTTTGGTTAAACTTCATGTGGATACCTCCGTAAAATATTAGGGTTTAGTCGTCTTAATTTTACATCGAGGTATCTTTTTTTTTCAACCATTTACTTTTTTATTATACAGGAATGCTCCTTTAAAAATCTATCATTCTTTAAATTTAAAGTGATATGTCTAATTCAATTTTATAACATTTATTTTTAGTTAACTTATAAAGTAAAAAAGCCAAAATAATTTTTTCAGCTTTTTCATTTTTCTACCCTATTTTTTCCATTTGCTTTAGCTTTATATAATAACTTATCAACTTTTCTTATAATTTCATTTTGATTTTCATCAACTACTTCTATAACTCCTAAACTTATAGTGGTTTTAATATTTTCATTATCATATCTTATATTTTCAACTTCTTCCCTGATCCTTTCAGCTATATAAAAAGATTTTTCTATATTTGTTTCAGGCAGGATAATAATAAATTCTTCCCCACCATACCTTCCAAATAGATCTATCTCTCTTAAATTACTTTTTATAAATTCACTTATTTTTTTTAATACTTCATCCCCTGTTTGGTGACCATACTTATCATTTATTTTTTTAAAGTCATCCACATCCAGCATAACCACAGATGGTTTTTCATGAACTCTTTTTGCATTTTCTATTTCAACTTCAAGTTTTTCTAAAATATACTTCCTGTTATAAACTTTAGTCAATCCATCTGTAATTGCTATTTTTTTTAAATTTTTATTACTTAGATGCAGTTCCTTAGTTCTTTCTTTCACCTTTTTTTCAAGTAATAAACTATAATCTTCTAATTTTTTTCGACTGATCTTTAATTTTTCATCCCTTATGTTAATTTGCTCGATCATATGATTAAATTCATCGATCAAATAATTAAATTCTAACCTAGAACTATTCTCAATTTTACTCTTATAATTCCCACGAGATACTTCTTTTGCAGCATCTGATAATTTAATTAAGGGAATAAATAATTTTTTTGTTAACAATATTAATATTATTATTAGCAAAAACACACCAACTATAATTATATTCCTAATAATGTTATGTCTATAATCATACATGAGTTTATCTATTCCTCTCAGAGCAACCTTTATGAAGAGTACCCCGACTACTCCTGATTTTGTCACTCTACTATATTCCTTACCCTTTATAGGAACAGCCACTTTAAATCGACCCTCTTTAAAATTTATTTCCATACTTCTTAGTTTATTTTTTATTAAAATCTCATTCACGATTTTTTCCCTCTGCTCTTCTCCAACTTCCTCTTTATTGTTAGAGGATATGATCTTATCTTCTGTATTATAGATACGTATTTTTTCGATAAAAGAATAGGAACCAATATTTTCTGTTAGCCTCTGCAAAGAATTTATTTCTTTCTTTTCTAAAAGACCTGATGCTGCCCAGTCTAATCCTGAAATAACAGAAAAAACCTGTTCTTTATACTGGAGTTTTAAATAACTATAAAGAAGTTTATCGATGAAAAAAAACGATAAAAACATAGTTGTAATTATTACAATTATTACCCCCGCTGAAATTCTTAGATATAAGGCATAAAAAGATCTTCGAAATCCCTTATTCATTTTTCTCCTCTCCTATGTCGATAATAATTTCATCTGTATATATTTTTTCTACCTCTACCCTCTCAGAGATTAAATCATTTTCGAATAAAAAATTATCCATCTCCATTAATTTTTCTTTAAATTTTTCTGAAGCAAATATTTCTTTATTTTCATCTATACTATACATTTTAAAACTTTCATAAAACAATTTGAATTCTTCAGAACTCATATTTTCCTTAGAACTCATTATCTTATAAGCTTCTTCTGGATTTTCATCTACAAATTTTTGAGCCTTATACCAGGCACGGATAAGGTTTGAATAATCTTTCTTTCTTTTCTCTAAAACCTCATTCCTGGCAAGCAAAACATCGATCACATAATCTGGTAAATCAGTTGTAGTAAGAGTAACTCTTCCTCCTCCCTTTTGAGCAGCCCGAGTCATAAAAGGTTCATATGTTAAACAGGCATCTACTTCCCCAAGGATAAATTTTTCCATACCTTCTTTAGAAGTAGCGGGGATTATTGTCACTTCCTCCTCTTTGAGACCTATTTTTTCCAATGCTTTATGAAGTAAAAAATGTTCATCTGTTCCCAGCTCTACCGCTATTTTTTTCCCTTTCAGATCTTTCAGGTTCTCAATGTAATTTTTAACAACCAGTCCATCTGCGCCTTTTATAATATCGGCAGTGAGGATCATCTTTGCATCTTCCCCTTTTTTATCATAATAAAGAGTATTAAAATATGATGAACTCACTATATCTGTTTTCCCTAAATAAAAAGCTGTTAAATTGTCTGCCCAGGTAGAAAATCTAATAATT includes:
- a CDS encoding GGDEF domain-containing protein produces the protein MNKGFRRSFYALYLRISAGVIIVIITTMFLSFFFIDKLLYSYLKLQYKEQVFSVISGLDWAASGLLEKKEINSLQRLTENIGSYSFIEKIRIYNTEDKIISSNNKEEVGEEQREKIVNEILIKNKLRSMEINFKEGRFKVAVPIKGKEYSRVTKSGVVGVLFIKVALRGIDKLMYDYRHNIIRNIIIVGVFLLIIILILLTKKLFIPLIKLSDAAKEVSRGNYKSKIENSSRLEFNYLIDEFNHMIEQINIRDEKLKISRKKLEDYSLLLEKKVKERTKELHLSNKNLKKIAITDGLTKVYNRKYILEKLEVEIENAKRVHEKPSVVMLDVDDFKKINDKYGHQTGDEVLKKISEFIKSNLREIDLFGRYGGEEFIIILPETNIEKSFYIAERIREEVENIRYDNENIKTTISLGVIEVVDENQNEIIRKVDKLLYKAKANGKNRVEK
- a CDS encoding ABC transporter substrate-binding protein, producing the protein MKNKKLYLILGVLFLSLISCRKYEEPIKIGVNDWPPCELWYIAEKQGYFEDTKVEIIRFSTWADNLTAFYLGKTDIVSSSYFNTLYYDKKGEDAKMILTADIIKGADGLVVKNYIENLKDLKGKKIAVELGTDEHFLLHKALEKIGLKEEEVTIIPATSKEGMEKFILGEVDACLTYEPFMTRAAQKGGGRVTLTTTDLPDYVIDVLLARNEVLEKRKKDYSNLIRAWYKAQKFVDENPEEAYKIMSSKENMSSEEFKLFYESFKMYSIDENKEIFASEKFKEKLMEMDNFLFENDLISERVEVEKIYTDEIIIDIGEEKNE